The Castanea sativa cultivar Marrone di Chiusa Pesio chromosome 4, ASM4071231v1 sequence AAGCCATGGAGCTAGTAAAAGTTGTTGACGGTGAAGGGTCCTGTCGCTCAGAGAGCCGTTCGTCATCTACTCACGCATAAGGAACATGCCGTCGAGATGGTTGAATCAATCATCAAGGAGACGGATTTAGATCCTTGTGCTGAGCAGACGACTGAAGACTTAAGGGTGTCGGGTCTCTTCGATCTGTCTAGGGTATGCTCATTTCCTCAAACTTTGTTTCACTTTTTCGTTTATTCTTTAGCTTGACGTTTGTTTTGGTCTCAAGCATTGGTGTGCATGAAGGCGCTTCAAGATAGGTGCGTCACCCAAGAGGGGGTGATTTGTCGGTACAGGAAGTGTCAAGAGATTGAGAACAAGGAGCGAGATCAGTACAAGGAGGTCGTACATACCCTTAATGAGGATCTGATGGTTGTTACTAAGAAGCTGAAGGAGGAATCCCGTCTCTGAGAGGAAGCATAGAAAGCTAAGGCAGGTTTGGCAATGGAGTTTACAACCCTTCATGAGTAGACAGAGAAGGCCAAGGCCGACGCCGTGGCAAAGTTCAGGGCTTCTCAATCCTTTATTGATGCATACGTGTCTACTATGGTGATAGGTTTGACGACTGCCTGAAGCAAGTTGGGTCCATCTACTCAGACCTTGACTTGTCCAAGATCTCCATAACTGACCCAGTGCCGACGACTCCTGCTCGTGGTGATACCACTTGTGAAGAGTCTGATGATTCCGCTCATATAGAGGAGCAGGTTCATAAAGACAAAGGTGTGGTTATTGATCAACCCGTTCCTAATGGCACCGTCACTCCCTCGGTCCCGTTTGCTGAAAATCCTCCTACCAAACATGCTGAAAACTCGTCTGCTTTGGATGCTCCTTCTACTTAGTCTCTTACTTTTTGACTTTTATGTACTCCGTCTTATTTTCAAACAATAGTAAGTGCCCTCTTGTTTTCGGGTTTTATTGTAAacaattttcccttttttatgggcctttgtttaatattttttattacatcCGTCACTTTTAGTTCCCTCAGAGGATTTGGTTATGCTTTTTGGTTCCTAATGTGTTTATCCGTTTGCCTTAACATACACGTTAGGGCACACTTGTCCCCTTGAGGACTTGGTGATGAAGCCATCTACTTGGATATACCCGTCTACTTGGATATATCTATCTACTTGGACTTAGTATTTTCAAGGTATCCTTGGGATGAACTTGTCCACTTAGAAGTACCTATCCACTTGAATTTAGTGATTTAAAGGTATCCTTCGGGGTGAGTCTGTCTACTTAAGGTATCCTGGGGATGACCCTGTCCTCTTATGGACTTAGtaatgaacccgtccacttaaGGACTCGATAATGTGAAGGCATCCCTTGGGATAAACCCATCCACTTATAGACTTAGTAATGAACCTATCCACTTAAGGACTTGATAATTTGAAGACATCCCTTacgatgaacccgtccacttaaGGACTTGATAATTTGAAGGCATCCTTggggatgaacccgtccacttatggacttaataatttaatggcatcccttgggatgaacTTGTCCACTTAAGGACTTAATCATTCATGTAGTTTTGTGGAGACGTATACATACACATTATATCTAATAACTCTTCTTATTAAGATAAATACATGCATAAGTAAAGAATTGTTcttgaaaagaataaaaagctGCCCTTTGGGCTTAGAAAGTGCTGTAGATAGTAAAAACTAACTAAAAAGAAGTAAACTGAAAATGAGGAGTGGTGTTGTTCGTGCCGTCATCTACTGGTAGTATCTCTTTAGGTGCTCGGTGTTCCATGGATGGGGCAACTTTTATCCGTCTAGCGTCTCTAGGTGGTAGATGCCCTTCCTTTGTCATGACATGATTCTGTAGGGTCCTTTCCAATTAGGTCCTTTCCAattaggtcctagctttcctttgGAGGGATCTCTCGTGGCACCCGTCACCTTCCTCAAGACAAGGTATCCAACTTGGAAATCTCTGTATTTGACTCTGGTgttgtagtgcttggccatAAGATCCTGGTATCGTGCTAAACTTTGTTTAGTTGTTGCTCTAATCGCGTCTACTAGGTAAAGTTGTAGGCGCATGGCCTCATCATGCCTACTTTCATCATGGTTCTTCACTTTGTAGCTTGTGAGTATGACCTCGGCTGGGATAACGGCTTCGCTCTCATATGCTACttgaaacggtgtctctccaaTAGATGTTCTAGCCATCGTCCTATATGCCCATAGCACACTTGGCAACTATTTTGGCCATATACCATTTGTCCcttcgagccgagtcttgattaTTTTTAGCAAAGATCGGTTCGTGATCTCAACTTGTCTATTGGCTTAAGGGTAGGCAGGTgaggagtagtgattcttgatccccaaCTGTGAGAAAAAAATCCCTGAATAAGTCGTTGTTGAACTGCTTTTCGTTATCTGAGACCAAGACTTTGGGGATCCCGTACCTGTAGATGATGTTTCTTTAGACAAAACTTCGTATGCTTTTCTCTGTGATGGTGGCTAAGGCTTCAATttccacccatttggtaaagtaatctatgcCGACTACCAACAACTTCTGTTTTCTTATAGCTATTGGGAATGGGCCCACTATGTCCAACTCCTATTGAGCAAAAGGctatggggccatcattggagCAAACTCTTTTGTTGGCTGTCTAATGACATTGTTGAACCTTTGGTACGTGTCGTTGACTTTGACATAGGCtggggcatccttctgcatggtAAGCCAATAGTATCTTGCCCGAATTAGTTTGTGCACCAATGACCATGACCCTGAATGGTTCCTGTAGATCCCTTCatggacttctctcatgacataatcTACTTCCTCGGGGCTTAAGCATTTTAGGTACAGGTGAGAGAAGCCTCTTTTATACAAAACATCCTTTATCAGGACGACCGTGCCGCCtaaaccttcaacttccttgcgGCCTCCTTACCATCAGGTAGTGTGTTGTCTTTCAAATAAGAAACTATTGGTGTGGTCCAGTTGCTTCCCGAGTTTATTTCCTACACACCGATGCCATCTATCAAAGGTGAAAGCTGAATAAAGGGAAGTACCTTACTGGGAATGAGCATGTGTTTTGCTGATGCGGCTTTAGTAAGACGGTTGACTTACTCATTCTCTTCCCTAGGGATTTAAACAAACTTGGCCTGAAGGTCGCCCACACATTTCCTTACTTGCTccaggtatttcttcatcctttCCCCTTTGCATTTGTAGTCACCATTCACCTGATTTGTGACCATCTGAGATTCGCAATACACAACCACACTTATAGCCCCTGCTGCTTTGGCGAGATCCAAATCTTACCATTAAAGTCTCGTACTCCGGCTCATTGTTGGTCGTAGGGAAGTCGAGACGAACCATGCCTTTAATCTCGTCCCCTTCTAGAGAGTGGAGGACTTCACCTGCTCTGCTGGCCTGCCTATTATACGAATTGTCCATGTGGATACTCCATTAACGATGCTTTTCAACCCCTTGGCCTTCTATATTGGTGAATTCCACAATGAAGTCAACAATCGCCTATCCCTTTATGGCAGTACGCGGGCAGTATTACACGTCAAATTCACTCAACTCGATTGCTCATAGCGCCATCCGTCTAGCGGCTTCAGGATTACTCATTACTCTTTACAGAGGTTTGTTTGTCAGAACGACCATAATGTGGGCCTAAAAATATAGTTTGAGCTTTCGAGCTGCGGTCACTAAAGCGAAGGCTAGCTTTTCCATTAAGGGGTACCTTTCCTCTAAGCCTCGGAGTGCTCGACTAGTGTAGTATACAGGCTTCTACACCTTGTTTTCTTCTCTGATCAAGGCTGCACTGACGACAACCGGGGAGATGGCTAGATAGAGAAATAGCTCCTTCCCAAGTTTGGCGAGACTTAGCAACGGAGGGGAAGAGAGGTGTGCTTTTAGGTTCTCAAATGCTTGTTGACATTCGACTGTCCATTCGAAGGACTTCTTCAGCATGTGAAAGAAAGGTAGGCATTTATCCATTGCCTTTGACAAGAACCTGTTTAACGCGGCTACCTTGCCGTTGaagctttgtacttcttttacGTTTCTTGGTGGCACCAACTCCATTATGGCCTAAATCTTGTCTGGGTTGATTTCAGTACCTCTCTAAGACACCATAAACCCTAAGAATTTTTCAGCCATTACCCCAAATGTGCATTTGCTcggattgagcttcatgttaTAAGAGCAGAGGGTATTAAAGGTCTCTTTGAGGTCGTCTAAATGCTTGTCTTCCCTTCGGCTCTTTACTAGCATGTCACCCATGTAAACTTGGACATTTCTTCCAATCTGATGCTCAAACAttttgttcatgagcctctgatacGTTGCGCCCGCGTTCTTGAAACCAAACGGCATTACTTTGTAATAAAAGAGGCCTTAGCTGGTGAGGGACgaagttttctcctgatcagctTCATCCAATTTGATCTGGTTGTAACgagaaaatgcatccatgaagctcaataACTAGTATCTTGCTGTCAAATCTACCAGGATGTCAACTCACAGGaaggggtagctatctttggggcacgccttgtttaagtccgtgaagtctacacacatcctccattttccgttggctttcttgaccatcactACATTGGTCAGCCAGTCAGGATAGTACACATCTCCGATGAATTATGCATCTTACAATTTGTAGACTTCTTTCGCTATAGCCTTGTCTCACTCCTAGGCAAATACTCACTTCTTCTGAtgaatgggggggggggggaaagagGATAATacattcaacctgtgcaccatgactgAAGTGTCGATTCcgggcatgtcttcgtggctccaggGAAAGACATCCTAGTTTTCTCTTAGGAATGTTGTGAGTGCTTGGCGGATTGGGGGGTTGGCGAGGGTGCTGATTCTAGTTGTTTGCTCAGGCCTAGAGTTATCAAGGAGTATCTCCTCTAACCCCTTAACAGGCTCTGCAACCATCTGTCGTTCTTCTATGGTCATGGTTTGTAagtggtcatccatctccagcATTGCTATATAGCACTCGAGTGCTACTACCTAGTCCTTACGTACTTCTCCTATTATGTACTTAGTGGGAAACTTTAATATCAAATGATAAGTCGAAGTTACGACTTTCCATGAATTGAGGGTAGGTCGACCCACTATAGCATTGTAAGCAAACAAAAAGTCAACAATGAGGAATGTAATGTCTTTAGTGATTTGTTGTGGGTAATCACCAACCGTCACGGGCAATGTGATTGCACTGAGGGGGTATACTCTCGTTCCTCCAAAACCAACGAGCGGTGCGTTGGTCGGCACCAGTCGTTCTCTCTCAATCCCCATCTATTGGAACGACGAGTAGTAGAGGATATCAGTAAAGCTTCCATTGTCAACTAGGACCCAGTAAGTGTTGTAGTGCCCTACCCGTATGCTAACAAGGAGTgcatcatcgtgtgggtggtgtaGGCATCGTGCATCTTCCTCTGTGAACCCATTTATGGGGTTGTCAATCCGTGCCATCTTCGAGACAAAACCCATTAGCTGGATGGTCTGAACCATCTTAAGGTAGGTCTTGCGTGCCTTCCTAGATGAAACGGAAATTGTGGTACCCTCTACGATCATCCTTATGTCCCCTATGGGTGGCCTAAGGCGCTCGTTTTCCCTCCGGGTAGCCTGCTCTTGTGGTGGGTCTATCATTTCCTTGCTGACTAACCGTTGTAGTTTTCCCAGTCTAATAAGGGCTTCTATCTGTTGCTTTAAGTCATAGTATTCAGACGTGTCGTGATCATGATCACGATGAAAGTGGCAATACTTGTTTCTAGACCTCTTATTGGGATTTCCCTTCAACTTGCCAGGCCATGTCAATGTCGTATCGTCCTTGATCTGCATTAGGACTTGATCAATCAGGAAGTAATCGAGGTGAAGTTTGCGAACCTTCTAGGGGGGTTTGGAGCACCTATCCTCCTGTCGATCTCCAATCCTTGTTGTCTCCCGCCCCATGTCCTGCCATGCATCTTCTTGCCTTTCCCTCTTCTTGGGCTTCTCCTCTCGGGTTAGTAGCACGTCTTCTGCATTCATATACTTAGTAGCTTGATAAAGGACACCAGCATGGTTTTTGGGTCATTTTCGTATAAGGAAAACAGCAACTTCCCCTTCCTTAATCCATTGGTAAATGCAGCAACAAGTATTTGTCGTCAACTTTGTCAATTGAAAGGGCTTCTTTGTTGAAATTGGTTATGTAAGACTTCAGCGTCTCATCCTCCCGTTGCTTGATGCTCATCAAGCACGCAGTGGACTTTTTGTACCTGTGCCCCCGATGAAGTGCGAGGCAAACTGCACACTCAACTCCTTGAAGTACTAATGGAGTTTGGCGTCAACGTACTGAACCATACCTTTGCGAAGCCCTTTAGCGTGGTTGGGAAAGGTCGCCACATGATCTCATTCGCCCACGCCTTGCAAATGCATAAGGGTTTTGAATGACTCTAGGTGGTCTAAGGGGTCCTTAGACCTGTCGTAGGCTTCTACCTGTGACATGCGGAACTTCGGCGGAAGGGGGAAAGAAGTGACAGGTGCAGTAAAGGCTGAGTCCGTTCGATGGACTAGCTCGTCGAGGTCGCTTAATACCCGTCCTTTGAAGGCATTCATCATGAAGTTCATccgttccttcatcatctgcatctcggCCACCATGTATGATGGAGCCGTATCTACTATGGATGGTCAGCTGGTATCTTGCTGCTCTTGTCTGCTTGGGGCATTACTGCCTTCGGGTCTTTCTCGGTCCCTTCTCTCAGTGCTGGTACCTTCTTGCTCATCCCCATGATTGTTGAGCTCTATGTTCCTTTGGCATAGTTGTTTCTCTAGGTCGTGGTTTTGCTTGGTGAGGCATTCCGCGGCTGAGGCGAGAGTCTGTACCTGTCTTTCAAGGGCAGTAGTGCGTGGTTCATCTCCTTGGTTATTGGTGGTTGCCATCGagcgagtgagtaccatacaactcttTGTCCAGGAAGTGGTAATACAACTTCTACTACAATGAAGTTGTTGCTACgcgtttcccacagacgacgccaactgatgatgccaaaaaatcGTTAGTAAGTTGCACAGTCCTCACGTGCTTTAAACAAAACCTacgaaacaaagaagaagaaaacctcAAAAAGAGTACCAGTGTGGTACCAGCCAAATACCATCCGAAagttaagttagagaacttttacaactctagagtgccagagctggggtaaattatgcgtaccttggtatgtgaggattttggggtttttatagtagcgtagaGCTGACATTCGTTTTTTGGTGGAGAAGGTCTTTCCTTGCAGGGAAGATCCTCATTAATACATGTATCTTGCAGGATCTTTTACTTAAAAAGGTTCCTTTGAATAGGGTTAATCGTGAGGTGCAAGACATTTccttatacatatatttttggAGGTCAAGCTAGGCCACGCTGGAACAGTTGGCCTCTTTATTCTCGTCGGTCTCTTTATTTCCTTCGGCTTCTTGTCTCATCCGACGGCCTTGTCAACTTCATGGAGATGTATCATCAGATGTCATGGGGTTGTCAACCATATGGCACCACTGCTTTCGATGTCCGTCTGTTGTTATAAAGCCGACGAGTTTGGAGGGACTGTCGGCCTCTCTTTCGTGCATTGACTTGACTCTTATGACGAGAGAATCCTTATCAAGCATTAACAAAAATCCAAAGAGCAATAGAATTGTAGAGTTggtgaataattttttaaccaaattttatattaataaaatattatttgctATATGATAAGGAGTGGTGGAGCCATTTAAGGACCGAGGGGGGCCTTGGCccctacaaaatttttaaaaataaacatatatatatatttaagaaagtctaaaaataaacataattttcatttaaataaaatacaatccaTAAATACTTATGTCCACAAATAGCAATAATTAAACATTCAGCATTTTTAAAATGAACACagatattttaattattacctcaacaaataaaagggaaatttttttagtttcatcTCAACACATTTAGGACTTACTTGTACACAGCAgtagaaaaatttaaaattagaaacTTTGTTGATGTGCCGCACCACCAAGTCTCCCACATAGTTGCAGAAACAATCTCTCTCACATAGGtgactctctttctctctctctctcttcgttgGGGACTTGACCTTTgtgttcttcttctctttcttctttgccTTCTTCTCACCACTACCTtcgccttcttcttcttcttcttccttttttttttcttttcaaactttCAATTCTTTCCTTTTCCTCCCTCCCACTGTTGTTGTAGTTTgtttaaaagtaaaagttttgTACTGTGTTCAAACTAGATAAGAAAGAGTGATACAATTTGTCATTATCATTGTCAGTGTCATGGGCCCCTCAATTTTAGAAGCTTGCGTGCCGTGGGCCCCTCATACCTGACTGTGTAGTGCTCTATCTATGCCACTAGTTGAGACCGGTTGACCCATAATCcattgtttttaattctttcCCAGGTTAGGCACTTTGCATTtgctttgtttggatttttttactttacttttcattgctttcttttttatattccttataatatattaattattattataataatcaatatattatatacagtatatactatatactaCTATATTAACGTGTATTTAGttgttgtttattatattttttttatgcattgacatttgaatgattgtttgtcttttatttagcAATCTTTGGactattagaatttttttagtatattttttaaatctcagtcattttatttaatgagtgataatttaatttgataaatCTAGGTTATGGGCAAGTTTAGGACTATTGACTcagtcttcaaaaaaaaaaaatgaagatggtaattcagagaaaaaaaaaattatatatggccCCCTAAAGATAAATTCTTGGCCCCGCTACTGATGATAAGTAAACTCGTgttctatatataattttaaaatacattaaatttgaaacttagacaCTACAAATGAGATtgttattaatctttaattatctttttttttttggtaacataaaatgtgtaataaaaaaatgtaatgcaataatgaatttgttaaaaataatctAAGGCAAATTTATTAAGtgatataatattaattatcaAGTATAATTTAAACCTTATAATcgtgaaattaaaaaaaattaaattttaatattttatagatgatatagatttttttacacattttaatgAGAGAAAGAATTCGAGCTTTGAATG is a genomic window containing:
- the LOC142632929 gene encoding uncharacterized protein LOC142632929, with product MVAEMQMMKERMNFMMNAFKGRVLSDLDELVHRTDSAFTAPVTSFPLPPKFRMSQIKDDTTLTWPGKLKGNPNKRSRNKYCHFHRDHDHDTSEYYDLKQQIEALIRLGKLQRLVSKEMIDPPQEQATRRENERLRPPIGDIRMIVEGTTISVSSRKARKTYLKMVQTIQLMGFVSKMARIDNPINGFTEEDARCLHHPHDDALLVSIRVGHYNTYWVLVDNGSFTDILYYSSFQ
- the LOC142632928 gene encoding uncharacterized protein LOC142632928 encodes the protein MARTSIGETPFQVAYESEAVIPAEVILTSYKVKNHDESRHDEAMRLQLYLVDAIRATTKQSLARYQDLMAKHYNTRVKYRDFQVGYLVLRKVTGATRDPSKGKLGPNWKGPNWKGPYRIMS